Proteins encoded together in one Scyliorhinus torazame isolate Kashiwa2021f chromosome 20, sScyTor2.1, whole genome shotgun sequence window:
- the LOC140397083 gene encoding scavenger receptor cysteine-rich domain-containing protein DMBT1-like: MNGGSRCDGRVEIYYNRSWGRVQDSLWDLNDANVVCSQLGCGAAIAAYNCSQYGKREGSVWVNDVRCKGNESHLWNCSSFAPNPPHTESNDVGVLCSGHKQLRLSGGSSRCAGRLEIYYTGTWGSVCDDSWDLTDADVVCKQLVCGNALQLRLPAPSGPGTDTIWLDELDCSGNESSIWQCPHALWGKHDCNHKEDVEIMCSEHKELRLVNGKHRCEGRVEVFYNGAWGTVCSEKLEMHEASVICQQLECGKALSIEYVAKSFGMGTGHIWLDEIECLLHETTLWECQAGPWGRHNCYHLEDAGIVCSGKMQLSTLFADLISNINVVCIQHVCLINRGKANEGTTGQSKGLRWRIRFSFIFSNTYLIAFCACVTSSVIIAFSLINSGQILRLAGGDSKCSGRVEILCNNTWGTVYDDSWDINDASVVCTQLGCGPPVLAPGGAAFGQGNGTTWLDEMKCTGSESFLSDCPLSSWPQADCDHKEDASVVCSAPEDESTSIPLVICISLGVLLICELLALVTVMQRKMSIKVPGSSRKADIQDITNKG; this comes from the exons ATGAATGGAGGAAGCAGGTGCGATGGACGAGTGGAGATTTACTACAACCGCAGCTGGGGCAGAGTCCAGGACAGCCTCTGGGACCTGAATGACGCGAACGTGGTCTGCAGTCAGCTGGGCTGCGGAGCCGCGATAGCCGCTTATAACTGTTCACAATACGGAAAGCgtgaagggtcagtgtgggtgaatGATGTTCGGTGTAAAGGAAACGAATCACATCTCTGGAACTGCAGCTCATTCGCACCGAATCCGCCTCACACTGAAAGCAACGACGTCGGGGTTCTGTGTTCAG GACACAAACAGTTAAGGCTGTCTGGCGGGTCAAGCCGGTGTGCTGGCCGATTGGAGATTTATTACACTGGGACCTGGGGCTCAGTTTGTGACGATTCCTGGGACCTGACAGACGCTGACGTTGTTTGcaaacagctggtttgtggaaaTGCATTGCAGCTTCGACTTCCTGCTCCCTCTGGACCAGGCACAGACACAatttggttagatgagctggacTGCTCAGGGAACGAATCGTCTATCTGGCAATGCCCCCATGCATTGTGGGGGAAACACGACTGTAATCATAAAGAAGATGTAGAGATCATGTGCTCAG AGCACAAAGAGCTACGTCTGGTTAATGGAAAGCATcgctgtgaggggagagtggaagtgtTCTACAATGGGGCCTGGGGCACTGTGTGCTCTGAAAAACTGGAGATGCATGAAGCAAGTGTGATCTGTCAACAGTTAGAGTGCGGCAAGGCCCTTTCCATTGAATATGTCGCAAAATCATTTGGAATGGGTACCGGACATATTTGGCTCGATGAGATCGAATGTCTGTTGCATGAGACGACCCTCTGGGAATGTCAGGCTGGCCCGTGGGGTCGACACAACTGTTATCATCTGGAAGATGCGGGTATTGTTTGTTCAGGTAAAATGCAATTATCTACATTGTTTGCAGATTTAATTTCAAATATTAATGTCGTCTGTATTCAGCATGTCTGTCTTATCAACAGGGGGAAGGCCAATGAAGGGACCACAGGACAGTCTAAAGGACTGCGGTGGAGAATCAGGTTCTCCTTCATCTTTTCTAACACCTACCTGATTGCATTCTGCGCTTGTGTCACATCAAGTGTAATAATTGCTTTTTCTTTGATAAATTCAGGACAAATCTTGCGCTTGGCTGGAGGTGACAGCAAATGCTCCGGGAGAGTAGAGATATTGTGCAATAACACCTGGGGCACGGTATATGATGATTCCTGGGATATCAACGATGCCAGTGTTGTGTGCACGCAGTTGGGGTGTGGTCCCCCTGTATTGGCCCCAGGAGGGGCCGCTTTTGGCCAGGGTAACGGTACGACCTGGCTGGACGAGATGAAGTGCACCGGAAGTGAATCCTTTCTCTCTGATTGTCCTTTATCGTCGTGGCCTCAAGCTGACTGTGATCACAAGGAAGACGCCAGTGTGGTTTGTTCCG CTCCTGAAGATGAAAGCACTTCCATTCCTCTTGTTATCTGCATATCACTCGGAGTCCTGTTGATCTGTGAGTTACTCGCCCTGGTGACAGTAATGCAGAGGAAGATGTCAATAAAAG TGCCAGGCTCCTCGCGGAAAGCAGATATTCAGGATATCACTAATAAAGGATGA